GGTACGGCTTTTGGGGGCCACCCCTTCGAATTGGTTCACGCTCAGAAATCCTCTTTATTCAGGTTTCATTTTCCGGGGCTCCTTAAAATCAAAAATAAACCTTTTTTCTGATTCACTCCAAATCATCGACGCCGCAAAAGATTTACCTTTACTCTGAAAACCACTGATTACAGGAGACTCTTTCGACTTCAGCATGTTTTTGACGGCTGTTTTTGGGAGAGTCTTTTTCATGATTCGTTTAGACAACGTAAAGGAGCATTTGTTGGACAGGTAGGCCTCGCATCCGTAAAATTTTCCTTTATCCATGACCTGAGCCCCGCAGATCGGACAGGGGCCGAGGGGTTCTTTACTCCGGTTTTTGTAAGCATCCCATTTTGACTTGCGTGCAGGCAGTTTTGCAATATCCTCCGGAGTAAACACCCACTCTGCGCTCAGATGCAGGGATTCATCGATCAGGTTCTGTATAAACGTATGAATCGATGCCATGAACTCGTCTTTTGATTTCTTCCCATTGCCGATTGAAGACAATGCCTGTTCCCATCTGGCCGTGATCGCATGAGAAGCCAAAGGAGATGAGCCCAATGCGGTAATAAGAAGTTTGCCTTTGTCCGTAGGGAATACGGTGTTTTTTGTAATGGTGATATAGTTTCGTTGCTGGAGGACTGCGATGATGTTTGCCCGGGTCGCTTCAGTTCCAAGTCCTTCCGTCTCGTGCAGGATTCCGGTTAATTCACGGTCATCCACATGTTTTCCTGCTGTTTTCATCAGTGTAATCAGTTCACCCTCTGTATAGCGTTTGGGTGGTTTTGTTTCACTCTCTTTCACTTCAAAAGAATCGCCGGTCACAGCATCTCCCTTATCAACATTCGGAAGCCATTGTTCCTGGGAATTCGCCTTCGGAAAAGGAATCACATCTCTCCAGCCTGGGGAAATCACACTCTTTCCCTTTGATTTGAACTCAGCCCGCTCATCAACGATGGTGTCAATTTCCGTATAGCTCATCATCAGGGGCGGGTAATGGGCTGCTATGAGGCTGTTTACGATCACTTCATAGATTTTTTGCTCATCAGCGCTCAGTTTACTGAAAGATGGAACCTGTTCAGTCGGGATAATCGCGTAATGATCCCGCACTTTCTTTTCATTGACGTAACGGTTTCGATTCTGAAGTGATGAAAAGGGAAGCGGGAAGTGAGCTGAGAATGGCTCTTTTTTTTCAAGTTTTTTTAATATTCCTGGAAACTGGCGTTCCTCCTGTGTGGTGATAAACGTGGAATCCGTTCTGGGATATGAGATATACCCTTTTACATACAGCTTTTGAGCAATCTCCAAGGTGTGCTTTGGTGAAAATGTATACCGCTTGTTCATTGCTGCCTGCAGAGACGACAGGTTAAAAAAGGATGGAGCGGGAATGGCCTTTTGTTTGACCCGCTGATCGAGGATCCGTGCAGGTCTGTTTGTACAAAATGCCTGAATGCGTTCAGCCATCACGCTGTTTAAAAGCCGGCTGTCGCCGTCTTTATGCCAAACAGCCCC
This genomic window from [Bacillus] selenitireducens MLS10 contains:
- a CDS encoding DNA topoisomerase III; its protein translation is MQLIIAEKPDQGAKLAAPFNPQKKKNFITIPACSHFPEGAVVTWAVGHLCELVPPEHYRSEWKTWSMDTLPILPEEFRFQVIKGKGKAFQTIKSFIHDQDITGIIHAGDAEREGEAIIRMILHQARNQKPVKRLWISSLTPDAVKEGFSALLDSIDTDHLYDEALSRSFADWLVGINASRAYTLQFKKHGINDVYSTGRVQTPTLALIVKRENEIDEFVSKPFWEVHATFSHEQGSYGAVWHKDGDSRLLNSVMAERIQAFCTNRPARILDQRVKQKAIPAPSFFNLSSLQAAMNKRYTFSPKHTLEIAQKLYVKGYISYPRTDSTFITTQEERQFPGILKKLEKKEPFSAHFPLPFSSLQNRNRYVNEKKVRDHYAIIPTEQVPSFSKLSADEQKIYEVIVNSLIAAHYPPLMMSYTEIDTIVDERAEFKSKGKSVISPGWRDVIPFPKANSQEQWLPNVDKGDAVTGDSFEVKESETKPPKRYTEGELITLMKTAGKHVDDRELTGILHETEGLGTEATRANIIAVLQQRNYITITKNTVFPTDKGKLLITALGSSPLASHAITARWEQALSSIGNGKKSKDEFMASIHTFIQNLIDESLHLSAEWVFTPEDIAKLPARKSKWDAYKNRSKEPLGPCPICGAQVMDKGKFYGCEAYLSNKCSFTLSKRIMKKTLPKTAVKNMLKSKESPVISGFQSKGKSFAASMIWSESEKRFIFDFKEPRKMKPE